Proteins co-encoded in one Pseudoalteromonas sp. MEBiC 03607 genomic window:
- a CDS encoding PepSY-associated TM helix domain-containing protein: MKIRSDILRTYQGVHTWTGIIAGLVLFIGFYAGSLTMFKHEIQQWAAPIQAPKITSSNYDYQTLVDTVINEHGAQLAKGFNLDLHTQDAPLSWYIKGNARGMELDKQLNFAHLNADGTLNVSAQTENELADLVDYLHRTAGFIGEIGHDQSGVYILGIACILYFLALVSGVIILLPTLVKTFFALRKEKGPSRFWLDSHNLVGIASLPFHLVIAFTVVVFAFHDFIYGGLAQFYDGKPLFQRPTPAAQSFHIENLPRIDEQVFAAKNYAPGYEPIHIRYSNLNSASPSAVFMMSNNNAVVRGPDTDYLFMNPYTLEVVNSSYPQGEGAVWGNMVASIFSLHFGTYGGDWGRWGYFVMGLLGAFLFYSGNLLWIDKRFKKDANKRSTLFMAKLTIGVCFGSMIAVAFTLVAAKWLPTFVSNTNYATLYSYYAAFFAFVIYCFLKPVKKATIVGLYLLAGLCALMVLSTLLKLALSNVNSLFYTSYMVDIVAAIFAALFFNMAKRQQQKQATQTIMPAFQQANQI; the protein is encoded by the coding sequence ATGAAAATCAGATCGGATATTCTTCGCACCTATCAAGGTGTACATACATGGACTGGCATAATTGCAGGTTTAGTGCTGTTTATTGGTTTTTATGCGGGCAGTTTGACCATGTTCAAACACGAAATACAGCAATGGGCAGCACCTATTCAAGCCCCTAAAATCACCAGCTCTAATTATGACTACCAAACGCTGGTAGATACGGTAATTAATGAACATGGCGCACAACTTGCTAAAGGCTTTAATCTTGATTTACATACCCAAGATGCACCTCTTTCGTGGTATATCAAAGGCAATGCCCGAGGTATGGAGCTTGATAAACAACTCAACTTCGCACACCTAAATGCTGATGGCACTTTAAACGTCAGCGCACAAACCGAAAATGAACTTGCCGATTTAGTTGATTATTTACACCGTACAGCAGGCTTTATAGGCGAAATTGGTCATGACCAATCAGGAGTCTATATTCTTGGTATTGCCTGTATTTTGTATTTTTTAGCTTTGGTCTCAGGAGTGATTATTTTACTGCCGACATTAGTTAAAACCTTTTTTGCACTGCGAAAAGAAAAAGGACCTAGTCGATTCTGGCTCGATAGCCATAACCTTGTCGGTATAGCGAGTTTACCGTTTCATTTAGTCATTGCTTTTACCGTAGTAGTGTTTGCATTTCATGACTTTATTTATGGTGGTTTAGCGCAATTTTATGATGGCAAGCCACTGTTTCAGCGCCCTACGCCTGCCGCGCAAAGTTTTCATATTGAGAACTTACCACGCATTGATGAACAAGTATTTGCAGCGAAAAACTATGCCCCCGGCTATGAGCCAATCCATATTCGCTATAGTAATTTAAATTCAGCATCACCTTCTGCGGTGTTTATGATGAGTAACAATAATGCGGTAGTGCGCGGACCAGATACTGATTACCTATTCATGAACCCGTACACACTAGAAGTGGTAAACTCAAGCTACCCGCAAGGCGAAGGTGCAGTGTGGGGTAACATGGTTGCCAGTATTTTCTCACTCCATTTTGGCACCTATGGGGGAGACTGGGGTCGTTGGGGCTACTTCGTTATGGGGTTACTTGGCGCCTTCTTATTCTATTCAGGTAATTTACTGTGGATAGACAAACGCTTTAAAAAAGATGCTAATAAACGCAGTACCTTGTTTATGGCAAAACTCACCATTGGCGTTTGTTTCGGGTCGATGATTGCCGTTGCCTTCACACTCGTTGCTGCCAAATGGCTACCTACATTTGTTAGCAACACAAACTACGCCACCCTATACAGTTACTACGCCGCTTTTTTTGCTTTTGTGATTTATTGCTTTTTAAAACCTGTAAAAAAGGCGACCATTGTTGGGCTTTATTTGCTTGCAGGCCTATGTGCATTAATGGTGCTCTCAACCTTACTGAAACTTGCTTTAAGTAACGTTAATTCGCTTTTTTACACAAGCTATATGGTTGATATTGTCGCTGCTATTTTTGCCGCTTTGTTCTTTAACATGGCCAAACGCCAGCAGCAAAAGCAGGCCACGCAAACCATCATGCCGGCCTTTCAACAAGCAAACCAAATTTAA
- a CDS encoding TonB-dependent receptor produces the protein MLASLLVTQGSAWADDDQSSRKSMDTIVVTGEKTEKSLKETMSSVAVVDKSLLENGQLASISEALSEMANVVVLTGSVPDMRGVSGNGGATGFNSFSGGSKARVSTLIDGVSQPFVADLTGDTGLWDVEQIEVYRGPQSTSNGRNSIAGAVYMTTKAPTQEFEGAVRVGYRNQDSYLDTAAVVSGALVEDVLAFRLSTQYVDGETFSNPPVYETNPTDRELNKLNTSSTRAKLLYTPSEDLAVQLTYSTYSEEGNSGRKYFLADEPFDYEPLYQRIMDTESDTTQVNVDYKINDDFSLDVLVAYMDYKWGFEAYEPLESAESDVSMDESNITVDTKLNFGLSNDFYSGFVGLAYFDRDQDFESVGATNYYGDDSSKSTAVYGETSFNLSRELTLTAGLRIEREEQLRNFNMAFRGDMLVEQLDNSHTLRLPKLAIQYDISDETTLFASARRGYNAGGGALDFTAEDYYYYDEETVNTYEIGSRSVINNGDINISANVFYNNFNGYQALSSERKITNIEDAHSYGLEVEAYSMLGDQWQLHGGFGLLKTKIDESSAFPDAVGNDLNSAPELTASLGLSHWFTDSLKVNLSANYVDEFYGDLTNTEERVAGDYTITRLSMTYDTEQWLISAFINNALDEEAYTSQEPVSGRYPQGYVAVVNPQTIGASVTYRF, from the coding sequence ATGCTTGCATCATTACTTGTTACACAAGGCTCAGCATGGGCCGATGACGACCAAAGCAGTCGAAAATCAATGGATACCATTGTTGTTACAGGTGAAAAAACAGAGAAGTCACTTAAAGAGACCATGTCGTCAGTGGCGGTTGTTGATAAGTCTTTACTAGAAAACGGTCAACTTGCTTCTATATCTGAAGCGCTGTCAGAAATGGCGAACGTCGTTGTGTTAACGGGCTCGGTACCAGATATGCGAGGCGTGTCAGGTAATGGTGGTGCAACAGGTTTTAACTCATTTAGTGGTGGTTCCAAAGCCCGTGTTTCAACCTTAATCGATGGTGTAAGCCAACCGTTTGTTGCAGATTTAACCGGTGATACGGGTCTGTGGGATGTAGAACAAATTGAAGTTTACCGAGGGCCGCAATCAACCAGTAATGGTCGTAATAGTATTGCGGGTGCCGTTTACATGACAACTAAAGCACCTACTCAAGAATTTGAAGGGGCTGTGCGCGTTGGTTATCGTAACCAAGATAGCTACCTAGATACTGCCGCAGTTGTGTCCGGTGCGTTAGTTGAAGATGTATTAGCATTTCGTTTATCAACTCAGTACGTTGATGGCGAAACATTTTCAAATCCACCGGTATACGAAACAAACCCAACTGATCGTGAATTAAACAAGTTAAATACCAGTAGCACACGTGCTAAATTACTTTACACACCAAGCGAAGATCTTGCTGTACAGCTAACCTATTCAACTTACAGTGAAGAAGGTAATTCGGGTCGTAAGTACTTTTTAGCGGATGAGCCATTTGATTATGAGCCCCTATATCAACGCATTATGGATACTGAGTCTGACACCACGCAAGTGAATGTTGATTACAAAATTAACGATGATTTTTCGTTAGATGTTTTAGTTGCTTATATGGATTACAAATGGGGCTTTGAAGCATACGAGCCACTTGAAAGCGCAGAATCTGACGTATCAATGGATGAAAGTAACATCACTGTCGATACCAAATTGAACTTTGGTTTAAGCAATGATTTTTACTCAGGCTTTGTTGGTCTTGCTTATTTTGACCGTGACCAAGACTTTGAAAGTGTCGGAGCAACCAATTATTACGGCGACGATAGCAGTAAATCGACCGCAGTTTATGGTGAAACAAGCTTTAACTTAAGCCGCGAATTAACGTTAACAGCGGGTCTGCGCATTGAGCGTGAAGAACAATTACGTAATTTCAATATGGCATTTCGTGGTGATATGCTCGTTGAGCAACTTGATAATTCACACACACTGCGTTTACCAAAGCTCGCGATTCAATATGATATTAGCGACGAAACAACGTTATTTGCCAGTGCTCGTCGTGGTTACAATGCGGGGGGCGGCGCACTTGATTTTACTGCTGAAGATTATTACTACTACGATGAAGAAACCGTTAATACTTATGAAATTGGTTCACGCAGCGTAATCAATAATGGTGACATAAATATCAGCGCTAATGTGTTTTACAATAACTTTAACGGTTATCAAGCGCTAAGCTCAGAGCGTAAAATCACTAATATTGAAGATGCTCATAGCTATGGTTTAGAAGTAGAAGCCTACAGCATGCTGGGCGATCAGTGGCAGTTACATGGTGGCTTTGGTTTATTGAAAACTAAAATTGATGAATCATCAGCCTTTCCTGATGCCGTCGGCAATGATTTAAACTCTGCACCGGAGTTAACGGCGAGTTTAGGTCTGTCGCATTGGTTTACCGATAGTCTAAAAGTGAATTTAAGTGCCAATTATGTTGATGAATTTTATGGTGACTTAACAAATACAGAAGAGCGCGTTGCAGGTGATTACACCATTACGCGTTTATCGATGACTTACGATACTGAACAATGGTTGATAAGTGCCTTCATCAACAATGCCTTAGATGAAGAGGCGTATACCTCACAAGAACCTGTCAGTGGTCGCTACCCACAAGGCTATGTGGCAGTTGTAAACCCACAAACAATCGGTGCATCTGTTACTTACCGATTTTAA
- a CDS encoding methyl-accepting chemotaxis protein — translation MESAQQRYELSHLAKFSSSNSIHLTELARQHVVTLDPRYKVEYQNLVDQIQGKAAWLNGEKKSYVQRLRAFNVAADDLALLQKSNDLSLKLVETEEKAFSLVSDLLGRDTNNLTVSEHKRWVQAIELLTNAAYMAEVEKIQQPVQAFLSSIEKKSAAEVKSNHDRVVTLSLTSTVLVLTIIATLIVCYWQLEKKVIKATHALIDEAKRISEGDLSCYIDHKADDEIGQLASTFNVMVDKLSQLLKEIHDHSEQAQVAAKSLDEISRQAKTLNDIQSQAIEVISSSVYENSTAVKEVSQNCAEAANSATSANQKTKEGLQVVQQGVSSVESVADTLTKSLTDLNQLEVSVNEVTAILSVISNIAEQTNLLALNAAIEAARAGEQGRGFAVVADEVRTLASRTQSSTLEIQDKINSLQTATNAVTQRIRASDTQIKEAVVNSEKVGHMLDEISVQAKAISDANMTIASASEQQSQVTEEIAQRLNEVQDTSRKSQQQTQSISDSSSKLASLANNLNKQINRFKLS, via the coding sequence ATGGAGTCGGCGCAACAGCGTTATGAACTAAGCCACCTTGCTAAGTTTTCATCTTCAAATTCGATTCACCTTACAGAACTTGCTCGTCAACATGTTGTAACCTTAGACCCTCGCTATAAAGTGGAATACCAAAATCTTGTTGATCAAATTCAAGGAAAAGCTGCTTGGCTTAATGGCGAAAAGAAAAGTTATGTACAGCGCTTAAGAGCTTTTAATGTGGCTGCTGATGATTTAGCTCTCTTGCAAAAATCCAACGACTTATCACTCAAACTAGTCGAAACAGAAGAAAAAGCCTTTAGCCTAGTCAGTGATTTGCTTGGTCGTGATACAAATAACTTAACCGTAAGCGAACATAAAAGATGGGTGCAAGCTATCGAGCTTTTAACCAACGCGGCTTACATGGCAGAAGTTGAGAAAATTCAGCAACCTGTACAAGCATTTTTAAGTTCAATTGAGAAAAAAAGTGCCGCAGAAGTAAAAAGTAATCATGACCGTGTGGTCACCTTAAGTTTAACTAGCACCGTTTTAGTGCTGACCATTATAGCTACCTTGATAGTGTGTTACTGGCAATTAGAGAAAAAAGTGATTAAAGCAACCCATGCCTTAATTGATGAAGCTAAGCGTATATCTGAAGGTGATTTATCTTGTTATATTGACCATAAAGCTGATGACGAAATAGGTCAGCTTGCGAGCACCTTTAACGTTATGGTTGATAAGCTTTCCCAGCTTCTTAAAGAAATTCATGATCATTCAGAGCAGGCCCAAGTAGCAGCAAAAAGCCTCGATGAAATTTCACGACAGGCCAAAACGTTGAATGATATTCAAAGCCAAGCAATTGAAGTGATTTCAAGCTCTGTCTATGAAAACTCAACGGCCGTTAAAGAAGTTTCACAAAACTGTGCAGAAGCAGCAAACAGTGCGACCTCTGCCAATCAAAAAACCAAAGAAGGTTTGCAAGTTGTACAACAAGGAGTGAGCTCTGTTGAGTCAGTGGCCGATACCTTAACCAAATCACTAACAGACCTTAACCAACTGGAAGTCTCAGTGAATGAAGTAACTGCTATTTTAAGTGTTATAAGTAACATTGCTGAACAAACTAATTTACTGGCACTTAATGCCGCAATCGAAGCTGCAAGAGCCGGTGAACAAGGGCGAGGGTTTGCAGTTGTTGCTGATGAAGTAAGAACTTTGGCTAGTCGTACGCAAAGCTCTACTCTTGAGATCCAAGATAAAATTAACTCGTTACAAACGGCAACCAATGCTGTGACGCAAAGGATCCGCGCAAGTGATACGCAAATAAAAGAGGCGGTGGTAAATTCAGAAAAAGTGGGCCATATGCTTGATGAAATTAGCGTGCAAGCAAAAGCTATTTCGGATGCTAATATGACCATTGCTTCTGCATCTGAGCAGCAATCTCAAGTGACCGAAGAAATAGCCCAACGCTTAAACGAAGTACAAGACACCAGCCGAAAATCACAGCAACAAACGCAAAGCATATCGGATTCATCGAGTAAACTGGCTAGCTTGGCAAATAATTTAAACAAGCAGATAAATCGTTTTAAATTGAGCTAG
- a CDS encoding flagellin has translation MLTINSPRLRTPNLLQNTQSITSTYEKLASGKRINSAKDDAAGLQISHRLTTQIAVKQQTLRNLQDGISYGQVADAGLSELTDSLQRMRTLALQAANGSNTDIDREALNEEFSQLRDHINSVVANTEIFGKKPLMSKPEQETNLDNVPVLNEVFSNNVQQGMRSGDVSLGLIPAGSTNVRIQINDNGANDDLNLFTQTGEHLVGQDLSSVQSRIEANLFTPANGYQGTETYSNGNLFTGGGFNFPAVNSQTINGMNFTYSGNGNPSSGSSNEEIFIDNVTEPLLLTVIGSGMFRITASWDSLGSLNSSSAESSDGPMMVTSTDQAVGEDGYIIFDDIDASAGSLTIDGITISSEDLAQNAIARIDTALSRIGGFRAEIGAKMNAIESTMRNQSNQSSMLSSANQRIEDTDFAKVMAEKVSLDIVQQASVSVAMQARDITKNGILSLLGQLE, from the coding sequence ATGTTGACGATCAATTCGCCACGACTACGAACGCCAAATTTACTGCAAAATACGCAATCTATCACCTCAACCTATGAGAAGTTAGCTTCTGGAAAGCGTATAAACTCTGCTAAAGATGACGCTGCAGGCCTACAAATAAGCCATCGATTAACAACGCAAATAGCAGTAAAGCAGCAAACGCTTAGAAATTTACAAGATGGGATCAGCTATGGGCAAGTGGCAGATGCTGGGTTATCCGAGCTAACAGACTCGCTTCAACGCATGCGAACTTTAGCCCTTCAAGCCGCAAATGGCTCAAATACAGATATCGATAGAGAAGCGTTAAATGAAGAGTTTTCACAGTTACGAGATCATATAAACAGCGTTGTAGCCAATACAGAAATTTTTGGTAAAAAACCATTAATGTCTAAGCCTGAGCAAGAGACGAATTTAGATAATGTACCTGTATTGAATGAGGTGTTTTCTAATAATGTTCAGCAAGGAATGAGATCAGGGGATGTTTCTTTAGGCCTAATACCTGCAGGTTCAACGAACGTTAGAATTCAAATAAATGATAATGGTGCGAATGATGATTTAAATCTATTTACCCAAACTGGCGAGCATTTAGTGGGGCAAGATTTATCGTCTGTGCAATCTAGAATTGAAGCAAATCTATTTACTCCAGCAAATGGTTACCAAGGAACAGAAACATATAGCAATGGCAATTTATTTACGGGGGGAGGTTTTAATTTCCCAGCTGTAAATAGTCAAACAATTAACGGAATGAACTTTACCTACTCGGGGAATGGTAACCCAAGCTCAGGAAGTTCAAATGAAGAAATATTCATTGATAATGTAACCGAGCCGCTGCTTCTTACTGTGATTGGCTCGGGGATGTTTCGAATTACTGCCAGTTGGGATTCTTTGGGGAGTTTAAATTCATCATCTGCTGAATCAAGTGATGGTCCAATGATGGTAACATCAACAGACCAAGCGGTCGGCGAAGATGGTTATATTATATTTGATGATATAGATGCCAGTGCTGGCTCTTTAACGATTGACGGCATTACTATAAGCAGCGAAGACTTGGCTCAAAATGCAATTGCCAGAATCGACACTGCATTGTCGCGAATCGGGGGATTTAGAGCTGAAATCGGTGCAAAAATGAACGCTATTGAGTCAACTATGCGCAATCAATCTAATCAATCGTCGATGCTAAGCTCAGCAAATCAGCGAATTGAAGATACTGATTTTGCAAAAGTAATGGCAGAAAAAGTATCTCTAGATATTGTTCAGCAAGCGAGTGTTAGTGTTGCTATGCAAGCAAGAGATATTACTAAGAATGGAATTTTGAGTTTGTTAGGGCAACTAGAATAG